One genomic region from Terriglobus aquaticus encodes:
- a CDS encoding GntR family transcriptional regulator, which translates to MPATKLKPKQKPKVSARQRVYAHLQQGIISGKIARGTVLSELQISQDLRVSRTPVREAIGQLVAEGIVEQSPNRSSIVVDLSRTDIVDLYEVREALETFAVRKAAERGMPAPSVEHLKKILQQLEEIHHTLATSGKQRLDDQEQAAFMMLDLRLHALLVLSTQNARMQKIVNDTRILVRIFSIRRQGHDLKALEIIHKQHCEIVDAVLAQDADRAAGLLAAHIRHSLQERLEEYDAYTRERLMQKHSAAFDLGIDPATVARTGM; encoded by the coding sequence ATGCCTGCAACAAAGCTCAAGCCCAAGCAGAAGCCAAAGGTCTCCGCCCGCCAGCGTGTGTATGCCCATCTTCAGCAAGGCATCATCTCTGGAAAGATTGCGCGTGGCACCGTTCTCTCGGAGCTGCAGATCTCGCAGGATCTGCGCGTGAGCAGGACACCGGTGCGTGAAGCCATCGGCCAACTGGTTGCCGAGGGCATTGTCGAGCAGTCGCCCAATCGCAGCTCGATCGTCGTCGACCTGTCACGCACAGACATTGTCGACCTGTACGAGGTGCGCGAGGCGCTGGAGACGTTCGCGGTGCGTAAGGCCGCGGAACGCGGTATGCCTGCCCCCAGTGTCGAACATCTGAAGAAGATACTGCAGCAGCTTGAGGAGATTCACCACACTCTTGCCACCAGCGGCAAGCAGCGACTGGATGACCAGGAGCAGGCCGCATTCATGATGCTGGATCTGCGCTTGCATGCTCTGCTTGTGCTCTCAACCCAGAATGCGCGGATGCAGAAGATTGTGAACGACACCCGCATCTTAGTGCGCATCTTCTCGATTCGCCGGCAGGGCCACGATCTAAAAGCGCTGGAGATCATCCACAAACAGCACTGCGAAATTGTGGACGCTGTGCTGGCGCAGGACGCTGATCGCGCAGCGGGGCTGCTCGCCGCGCACATCCGCCATTCCCTGCAAGAGCGCCTGGAGGAGTACGACGCCTACACGCGCGAGCGGCTGATGCAGAAGCACAGTGCCGCTTTCGATCTCGGCATTGACCCCGCGACCGTTGCACGGACCGGGATGTAA
- a CDS encoding dihydrodipicolinate synthase family protein, with translation MRRHFRTGAPTHLQRPPSAPNPFAFRISGVCAALLVPRTPEHAVDLEATLRLLQFLQARGIRSFALNGATGEYTRSSQDEVAELLRCVKSNLVAGTSLVLGVGGPDTRRVQELIDLGEDAGVDGYLVSVPSFFPLEQQDIVSFVDALLLQKPAYLYNLPAFTTAITPETSVGLVRSNEHIIGVKDSSGTLDTVRLLSREAPEASRIIGNDSALHPALGEGVCDGVVSGVGGVLPEMMQRLYSETSRNAISDTSQQLLQVLAEYIAWLGRFPVPWGLKLTAQYRGLFRAEFPLPFSSERRTHAEQFSKWLDEHRENLQIS, from the coding sequence ATGAGAAGGCACTTCAGGACTGGAGCCCCGACGCACTTGCAAAGGCCGCCCTCTGCGCCAAACCCTTTCGCCTTCCGTATTTCAGGAGTTTGCGCGGCTCTCCTTGTGCCTCGAACGCCAGAGCACGCGGTCGACCTGGAGGCGACTTTGCGACTGCTCCAGTTTCTGCAGGCCCGTGGCATCCGGTCCTTCGCGCTGAATGGCGCGACCGGCGAGTACACGCGTTCCTCACAAGACGAAGTCGCGGAGCTGCTGCGCTGCGTGAAGTCAAATCTGGTTGCGGGGACCAGCCTTGTGCTTGGCGTCGGAGGTCCGGATACCCGGCGGGTCCAGGAGTTGATCGACCTGGGAGAAGACGCCGGCGTTGACGGTTACCTGGTTTCGGTTCCTTCCTTCTTTCCGCTGGAACAGCAGGACATCGTTTCGTTCGTAGATGCGCTACTCCTGCAGAAGCCGGCCTACCTTTACAACCTGCCTGCCTTCACGACGGCGATCACGCCAGAGACTTCAGTCGGTCTGGTTCGCAGCAACGAGCACATCATCGGGGTGAAAGATTCCAGTGGTACGCTCGACACCGTCCGGCTGCTCTCTCGTGAGGCGCCGGAGGCTTCCAGGATTATCGGAAACGACAGCGCGCTACACCCCGCATTAGGAGAGGGGGTGTGCGACGGTGTCGTCTCCGGTGTTGGCGGAGTTCTGCCCGAAATGATGCAGCGGCTGTACTCCGAGACGAGCCGCAATGCCATAAGCGACACCTCTCAACAACTGCTCCAAGTGCTGGCGGAATACATCGCGTGGCTCGGCAGGTTCCCGGTACCGTGGGGTTTGAAACTGACTGCGCAATACCGCGGGCTGTTCCGGGCTGAATTCCCGCTGCCGTTTTCCAGCGAGCGTCGCACCCATGCCGAGCAATTTTCAAAGTGGCTCGATGAACATCGCGAAAATCTACAGATCTCTTAG
- a CDS encoding fucose isomerase — translation MKTSIVYLVTSGDLRDSANRICWPAQRDLEAALTNCLSKRGVTLKRAVPVDEARGHGFVSSQREGMDIFLQIPPEAPLIFATAAWQYTHHVLPGLRSHKGSILTVANWSGQWPGLVGLLNLNGSLVKAGVPFSSLWSEKFDDEFFLRGLDEWLATGEITHDLSQVRSFDPAGVQLEVKKVAQTLADDVLRRKAILGVFDEGCMGMYNAILDDELLNPMGLYKERLSQSALLAAMQHVSQKEADGVYAWLRNAGVTFHFGDDAAQHLTPEQVLNQCRMYIAAVRIADEFHCDAIGIQYQQGLKDMASASDLPEGLLNNPERPPVYSPDGRELYAGKALPHFNEVDECAGVDALLTNRVWERLGLDPSTTLHDLRWGELYPRNSAIPEDFVWLLQISGAAPASHFVGGYSGASSMRQPAMYFPQGGGSLRGVSRPGEIVWSRVFQEGGRLHMDIGRGSILELPDAETQRRWNNVTYEWPIVHAKLHGMTRDRLMARHRANHMNIAYAPTAQEADHALACKAALFEQLGGKVHLCGRVQL, via the coding sequence ATGAAGACATCGATCGTGTACCTGGTGACAAGTGGCGACCTGCGCGACAGCGCCAACCGCATCTGCTGGCCCGCGCAGCGCGACCTGGAAGCTGCGCTGACCAACTGCTTGAGCAAGCGAGGCGTGACGCTGAAGCGTGCGGTTCCTGTGGACGAGGCTCGCGGGCACGGGTTCGTCAGCTCGCAGCGCGAAGGCATGGACATCTTTCTTCAGATCCCGCCGGAGGCGCCGCTCATCTTCGCAACGGCTGCGTGGCAATATACCCACCATGTGCTTCCGGGTCTGCGATCGCACAAGGGATCGATCCTTACGGTCGCGAACTGGTCAGGGCAGTGGCCGGGCTTAGTCGGTTTGCTGAACCTGAATGGATCGCTGGTGAAGGCGGGCGTGCCGTTCTCCAGCCTGTGGAGCGAAAAGTTCGACGACGAGTTCTTTTTGCGCGGTCTGGATGAGTGGCTTGCAACGGGCGAGATCACGCACGACCTGTCGCAGGTCCGCAGCTTCGATCCCGCTGGCGTACAGCTAGAGGTGAAGAAGGTCGCACAGACGCTCGCGGACGACGTGCTGCGCCGGAAGGCGATCCTTGGTGTCTTCGACGAAGGCTGCATGGGTATGTACAACGCCATCTTGGATGACGAACTGCTGAATCCGATGGGCTTGTACAAAGAGCGGCTCAGCCAGTCGGCGCTGCTTGCGGCGATGCAGCATGTGTCACAGAAGGAGGCGGACGGTGTGTATGCCTGGTTGCGCAATGCCGGCGTGACCTTTCACTTCGGTGACGATGCCGCCCAGCACTTGACCCCGGAGCAGGTGCTGAACCAGTGTCGGATGTACATCGCCGCGGTACGCATCGCGGACGAATTCCACTGCGACGCGATCGGCATTCAATACCAGCAGGGCCTGAAGGACATGGCCTCTGCCTCGGACCTTCCCGAAGGCTTGCTGAACAATCCGGAGCGTCCTCCGGTCTACTCGCCCGACGGTCGCGAGCTGTACGCGGGCAAGGCGCTGCCGCACTTCAACGAGGTGGACGAGTGCGCGGGCGTGGACGCCCTGCTGACAAATCGCGTCTGGGAAAGGCTTGGCCTGGATCCTTCGACCACGCTGCACGACCTTCGTTGGGGAGAGCTTTACCCTCGAAATTCAGCGATTCCAGAGGACTTTGTGTGGCTGCTGCAGATCTCCGGTGCGGCGCCGGCTTCGCACTTTGTGGGCGGCTACTCCGGCGCTTCCAGCATGCGTCAGCCTGCGATGTATTTTCCGCAAGGCGGTGGTTCGCTGCGTGGCGTTAGCAGGCCGGGCGAGATTGTGTGGAGCCGCGTGTTCCAGGAAGGCGGTCGGCTCCACATGGACATCGGTCGCGGCTCTATTCTTGAACTGCCGGATGCGGAGACGCAGCGGCGCTGGAACAATGTCACCTACGAGTGGCCGATCGTTCACGCGAAGCTGCACGGCATGACGCGCGATCGGTTGATGGCGCGGCATCGTGCAAACCACATGAACATTGCGTACGCTCCGACAGCGCAAGAGGCAGACCACGCGCTCGCGTGCAAGGCCGCGCTGTTTGAACAGCTCGGCGGTAAAGTACACCTGTGTGGGCGGGTACAGCTATAG
- a CDS encoding amidohydrolase family protein, whose amino-acid sequence MFRIDAHHHLWHYDADEYAWITDDLAPLRRDFVAADLIATLADAGLQGAITVQARQNVKETEWLLQVAAVTPPVLGVVGWLPLRDPALPELLERFSQVALLKGLRHVVQAEPAGFMDDAAFREGLAHVAAAGLTYDLLIVEQQLEEATRLVDAFPQISFVLDHIAKPRMGDGDMTEWSRGIVELARRPNTVCKVSGIVTEASSGAWSAKSLRPYYEVVLDAFTPKRLLFGSDWPVVLARCSYVDWFRIVQGWTADLSAMEQAAIFGENAVRVYGVAKREAATQQGERA is encoded by the coding sequence ATGTTTCGCATTGATGCGCACCATCACCTGTGGCACTACGACGCCGACGAGTACGCGTGGATTACGGATGACCTTGCTCCGTTGCGGCGCGACTTTGTGGCTGCGGACCTGATCGCGACACTGGCGGATGCAGGTCTGCAAGGTGCGATCACGGTACAGGCGCGGCAAAACGTAAAGGAGACAGAATGGCTACTGCAGGTTGCGGCCGTGACGCCGCCGGTGCTTGGAGTCGTAGGCTGGCTGCCGTTGCGGGATCCGGCACTGCCTGAGCTGCTGGAGCGGTTCTCACAAGTTGCACTGCTCAAGGGCTTGCGGCACGTGGTGCAGGCCGAGCCCGCTGGCTTTATGGACGACGCGGCCTTTCGTGAAGGGCTGGCGCATGTCGCAGCCGCCGGGCTCACGTACGACCTCCTGATTGTGGAACAGCAACTGGAAGAGGCGACGCGTCTGGTCGACGCATTTCCGCAGATCTCGTTTGTGCTGGATCACATTGCTAAGCCGCGCATGGGCGATGGCGATATGACTGAGTGGTCGCGGGGCATTGTGGAACTTGCACGACGTCCGAATACGGTTTGTAAGGTGTCTGGCATTGTCACGGAGGCGAGCAGTGGCGCCTGGTCCGCTAAATCGTTGCGTCCGTATTACGAGGTGGTGCTGGACGCATTCACGCCGAAGCGCCTGCTATTTGGCAGCGACTGGCCGGTGGTGCTGGCGCGGTGCAGCTACGTGGATTGGTTCCGGATCGTGCAGGGTTGGACCGCCGACCTATCTGCGATGGAGCAAGCGGCGATCTTCGGCGAGAACGCTGTGCGCGTGTACGGCGTTGCCAAGCGTGAGGCAGCGACGCAACAGGGAGAAAGGGCGTGA